The Metabacillus litoralis genome contains a region encoding:
- the sinI gene encoding DNA-binding anti-repressor SinI, with protein sequence MTDAMKNDRKNEVLELTLEAMKSNISKEEFKQFLKQKAKEKKRT encoded by the coding sequence TTGACTGATGCTATGAAAAATGACAGGAAAAATGAAGTTTTAGAATTAACACTCGAAGCGATGAAGTCCAATATTAGTAAAGAAGAGTTCAAACAATTTTTGAAACAAAAAGCAAAAGAAAAAAAACGCACTTAA
- a CDS encoding LysR family transcriptional regulator has translation MELRQLRYFMEVAEREHVSEAAQYLHVAQSAISRQIANLEAELGVTLFEREGRNVKLTPIGKVFLTHTKTAMKAIDYAKKQIDEYLDPERGTIKIGFPTSLASHLLPTVISAFKDKHPNVAFHLRQGSYKFLIDSVVNREIDLAFLGPVPQNNPEIEGTILFTESISALIPSTHHLASKSSILLNELRNDSFVLFPRGFVLQEIVVEACKQAGFVPNISSVGEDLDAIKGLVSAGMGVTLLPESTFHESIPRFTVKIPIELPLVRRSVGIIVSKKRDLAPSEKVFYKFVKDFFSMLEQYQ, from the coding sequence ATGGAATTACGACAATTACGTTATTTTATGGAAGTAGCCGAGCGTGAGCATGTATCTGAAGCTGCTCAATATTTACATGTTGCTCAATCAGCAATAAGTAGACAAATTGCTAATCTGGAAGCGGAACTAGGTGTTACCTTATTTGAAAGAGAAGGTCGAAATGTCAAGCTTACACCGATCGGAAAGGTGTTTCTTACTCATACAAAAACTGCAATGAAAGCAATTGATTATGCGAAAAAACAGATCGATGAGTACTTAGACCCTGAGAGAGGAACAATTAAGATTGGCTTTCCAACAAGTCTCGCAAGTCACTTGTTGCCAACCGTTATATCAGCATTTAAGGATAAGCATCCAAATGTTGCCTTTCATTTACGTCAAGGCTCTTATAAATTTTTAATTGATTCTGTTGTGAATCGTGAAATTGATTTGGCATTTTTAGGACCAGTCCCTCAAAATAATCCTGAAATTGAAGGAACAATTTTATTTACAGAGAGCATTTCGGCTTTAATACCATCAACACACCACCTAGCATCCAAAAGCAGTATTCTGCTTAATGAGTTAAGAAATGACTCATTCGTCCTTTTCCCTAGAGGCTTTGTTTTACAAGAAATTGTGGTGGAAGCATGTAAGCAAGCAGGATTTGTTCCAAACATATCTTCTGTAGGAGAAGATTTGGACGCTATCAAAGGTTTAGTTTCTGCCGGAATGGGTGTTACTTTGTTACCAGAAAGTACATTTCATGAGTCCATTCCCCGCTTTACAGTAAAAATACCAATTGAACTTCCTTTAGTTCGACGTTCAGTTGGAATTATCGTTTCGAAAAAAAGAGATCTTGCCCCTTCGGAAAAAGTGTTCTATAAGTTTGTAAAAGACTTTTTCTCGATGCTAGAGCAATATCAATAA
- a CDS encoding NADPH-dependent oxidoreductase: MNDVINTLTSHRSFRQYEDKQVEQEHLNAILSSAQAAPNWINGQQVSVIVIRNKEKKQELSVLCGNQKHIDQAPVFLVFCADFYRAKIASEMENVPFEVVNDADSLLVGATDVGIALSNAIAASESLGLGTVPIGGIRRRPLEVIELLQLPEYVIPISGLCIGYPSEDPGLNPRLPKDAFVHSESYNENQQKYIEEYNKQYKQHQLNKTNGQRDTSWTERISNFYKGSHYNNNYPDVPKMLKKQGFTCKDLS, from the coding sequence GTGAATGATGTTATTAACACATTAACAAGTCACCGTTCTTTTCGTCAATATGAAGATAAACAGGTTGAACAAGAACACCTAAATGCGATTCTTTCCTCAGCTCAAGCAGCTCCGAATTGGATTAACGGGCAGCAGGTGTCTGTTATTGTTATAAGAAATAAAGAGAAAAAGCAAGAGCTTTCTGTTTTATGTGGAAATCAAAAACATATTGATCAGGCACCAGTCTTTTTAGTTTTTTGTGCGGATTTTTACCGGGCGAAAATAGCAAGTGAAATGGAAAATGTTCCTTTTGAAGTAGTAAATGATGCTGATTCCTTATTAGTTGGTGCAACAGATGTTGGGATAGCACTTAGTAATGCAATAGCAGCTTCTGAATCATTAGGATTAGGAACTGTTCCAATAGGTGGGATACGTCGAAGACCACTAGAAGTAATTGAATTATTACAATTACCTGAATATGTTATTCCGATATCAGGATTATGTATTGGCTACCCTTCAGAGGATCCCGGTTTAAACCCTCGATTACCTAAAGACGCTTTTGTTCATAGTGAGTCCTATAATGAGAATCAACAAAAATATATAGAAGAGTACAACAAGCAGTATAAACAGCACCAACTCAATAAAACAAATGGTCAAAGAGATACTTCGTGGACTGAAAGAATATCGAACTTTTATAAAGGCTCACATTATAATAATAACTACCCTGACGTACCCAAAATGCTTAAGAAGCAGGGATTTACTTGTAAAGATTTATCATAA
- the gltB gene encoding glutamate synthase large subunit: MTYNQIPKAQGLYRPEFEHDACGIGLYAHIKGHATHDIVKKGLSMLCQLDHRGGQGSDPLTGDGAGLMVQIPDAYFKKACQEMTLPESGRYGVGMMFFSNDDSERLQIEEQLNNFIEAEGQTLLGWRDVPVNAEEIGPVAKLSCPVVRQVFIGADESIQDNITFERKLYVIRKQAENWARERELRFYFTSLSSSTIVYKGLLTPEQVDAFYLDLQDEDFVSAFSLVHSRFSTNTFPSWERAHPNRYLIHNGEINTLRGNMNWMKAREQQFVSEAFGEDLNKVLPILDADGSDSSILDNAFEFFVLAGRKPAHAAMMMIPEPWTENPHMSPEKRAFYEYHSCLMEPWDGPTAISFTNGKQIGAILDRNGLRPARYYVTKDDYIIFSSEVGVIEVDEKDVLYKDRLSPGKMLLIDLEQGRIISDEEIKEEMAQEEPYQEWLNEQLIKLDGQAADLEEEVVTDIAERQQAFGYTYEDIQKYLLPIITEGKDPLGSMGNDTPLAVLSDRPQSLFNYFKQLFAQVTNPPIDAIREQIVTSTMTLLGTEGNILHPTKENARRIQIDSPVLSNGQLAQLRLNLHSSFKSKTLQALFTDNLDAAVNDLCAEADQAIADGVNIIIISDRAMNSDKVAIPALLAVGALHQHLVRQGTRTKASLVIESGEAREVHHFAALIGYGVDAINPYLAFATYKEAVLDGSLSYSYDEVVSKYIKGVTEGVVKVMSKMGISTVQSYRGAQIFEAVGISQGVVDRFFTGTATQLGGIDLETIAKEAVLRHKDAFSEKVDKVLDSGSDFQWRKNGEHHAFNPKTIHTLQWACRKNDYSLFKQYSEAANEERIGFLRNLFSFNSKKQSISVDEVESVDSIVKRFKTGAMSFGSLSKEAHETLAIAMNRLGGKSNSGEGGEDPNRFTADENGDLRRSAVKQIASGRFGVKSHYLVNADELQIKMAQGAKPGEGGQLPGNKVYPWVADVRGSTPGVGLISPPPHHDIYSIEDLAQLIHDLKNSNRDARISVKLVAKAGVGTIAAGVAKGAADVIVISGYDGGTGASPKTSIKHTGLPWELGLAEAHQTLMLNGLRDRVVLETDGKLMTGRDVALAAILGAEEYGFATAPLVVMGCIMMRVCHLDTCPVGVATQNPELRDKFTGDPDHIVNYMRFVAQEVREIMAELGFRTMDEMVGSTDVLEVSERAKAHWKAKHLDLSTLLFQPEGTRTARMKQNHKIDQSLDMVEILPKVEKAIESGTPIDASFTIKNINRVAGTIVGSEISKRYGEEGLPEDTITLRFTGSAGQSFGAFVPNGVTMHLTGDANDYLGKGLSGGKIIVKPSADSSIVAADNVIIGNVPFYGATSGEAYINGHAGERFGVRNSGANVVVEGVGDHGCEYMTGGRVVILGEVGKNFGAGMSGGIAYVLTDNKDEFKAICNDEMIEFESLVDDQEINFLKEMVQNHYDYTGSPKAKFVLDHWSETVAKFVKVIPKDYKRMMNRIAEQMAAGLTNEEAIMSAFEANAKSEKKGSATKASRSKAVVQ, encoded by the coding sequence ATGACTTACAATCAAATACCTAAAGCACAAGGTCTCTACCGTCCTGAATTTGAACATGATGCATGCGGTATCGGTTTATACGCTCATATTAAAGGCCATGCTACACATGATATTGTAAAAAAAGGACTTAGTATGCTTTGTCAATTAGACCACAGGGGTGGACAAGGCAGTGACCCATTAACAGGAGATGGTGCCGGATTAATGGTACAAATTCCTGATGCATACTTTAAAAAGGCTTGTCAGGAAATGACCCTTCCTGAAAGTGGACGCTACGGTGTCGGGATGATGTTTTTCTCAAATGACGATTCAGAACGTCTACAGATTGAAGAACAACTAAACAACTTTATTGAAGCTGAAGGTCAAACTTTATTAGGTTGGAGAGATGTACCAGTAAACGCAGAGGAAATTGGACCAGTAGCTAAATTAAGCTGCCCAGTTGTTCGTCAGGTGTTTATTGGAGCAGATGAATCAATTCAAGATAACATTACGTTTGAACGTAAATTATATGTGATCCGTAAACAAGCAGAAAACTGGGCAAGAGAGCGTGAACTACGTTTCTATTTTACTAGTCTTTCAAGCAGCACAATTGTCTACAAAGGATTATTAACTCCTGAACAGGTTGATGCATTCTATCTTGATCTACAGGATGAAGATTTCGTATCTGCTTTCTCACTAGTTCACTCACGCTTTAGTACAAATACATTCCCAAGTTGGGAAAGAGCACATCCAAATCGCTATTTAATCCATAACGGAGAAATTAACACACTTCGTGGAAACATGAATTGGATGAAAGCAAGAGAACAACAATTCGTGTCAGAAGCATTTGGCGAAGATTTAAATAAAGTACTACCAATTTTAGATGCAGACGGAAGTGACTCATCTATTTTAGATAACGCATTTGAATTCTTTGTTTTAGCTGGTCGTAAGCCAGCACATGCTGCAATGATGATGATTCCAGAACCTTGGACTGAGAATCCTCATATGAGTCCTGAAAAAAGAGCGTTCTATGAATATCATAGTTGCTTAATGGAGCCATGGGATGGTCCAACCGCAATTTCGTTTACAAATGGTAAACAAATTGGTGCGATTCTAGATCGTAATGGTCTTCGTCCAGCACGTTATTATGTAACAAAAGACGACTACATCATCTTCTCATCTGAAGTAGGTGTTATTGAAGTCGATGAAAAAGATGTTTTATACAAAGATCGCTTAAGCCCAGGGAAAATGTTGTTAATTGACTTAGAACAAGGGCGTATCATCTCTGATGAAGAGATTAAAGAAGAGATGGCGCAAGAAGAGCCATATCAAGAATGGTTAAATGAACAGCTTATTAAGCTTGATGGCCAAGCGGCAGATTTAGAAGAAGAAGTTGTAACAGATATTGCTGAGCGTCAACAAGCTTTTGGTTATACGTACGAAGATATTCAAAAATATTTACTTCCTATTATTACAGAAGGTAAAGACCCACTAGGATCAATGGGTAATGACACTCCACTTGCGGTATTGTCAGATCGCCCACAATCTTTATTTAACTACTTTAAGCAATTATTTGCTCAAGTAACAAACCCGCCAATTGATGCAATTAGGGAACAAATTGTTACATCTACAATGACTTTATTAGGTACTGAAGGAAATATTCTTCATCCTACGAAAGAAAATGCACGTAGAATTCAAATAGATTCACCTGTTCTTTCAAATGGTCAATTAGCACAATTACGTTTAAACCTACACTCTAGTTTCAAGAGTAAAACACTTCAAGCATTGTTTACGGATAATCTTGATGCAGCAGTAAATGACTTATGTGCAGAAGCAGATCAAGCAATTGCTGATGGTGTAAATATCATCATCATCTCAGATCGTGCTATGAACTCTGACAAAGTTGCTATTCCAGCACTTTTAGCAGTAGGTGCACTTCACCAACATTTAGTACGTCAAGGAACACGTACAAAGGCGAGCCTTGTCATTGAATCTGGTGAAGCAAGAGAAGTTCACCATTTCGCTGCATTAATCGGTTATGGAGTGGATGCAATTAACCCTTATTTAGCTTTTGCAACTTATAAAGAAGCTGTTTTAGATGGCAGTCTTTCATATAGCTATGATGAGGTTGTTTCAAAATACATCAAAGGTGTTACTGAAGGTGTTGTAAAAGTAATGTCTAAGATGGGGATTTCTACTGTTCAAAGCTACCGTGGTGCTCAAATCTTTGAAGCAGTTGGAATCAGCCAAGGAGTTGTCGATCGATTCTTTACTGGCACAGCGACACAGCTTGGTGGAATTGATCTAGAAACAATTGCAAAAGAAGCTGTTTTACGTCATAAAGATGCTTTTTCTGAAAAAGTTGATAAAGTATTGGATTCTGGTAGTGACTTCCAATGGAGAAAGAATGGGGAACACCATGCATTCAATCCTAAGACAATTCATACGTTACAGTGGGCTTGTCGTAAAAATGATTACAGCCTCTTTAAACAATATTCAGAAGCTGCAAATGAAGAGAGAATTGGTTTCTTACGTAATCTATTCTCATTCAACAGCAAGAAACAATCCATTTCAGTTGATGAAGTAGAATCAGTTGATTCAATCGTAAAACGTTTCAAAACAGGTGCAATGTCATTTGGTTCATTAAGTAAAGAAGCACACGAAACACTTGCGATTGCAATGAACCGTCTTGGCGGTAAGAGTAACAGTGGTGAGGGTGGAGAAGATCCAAACCGTTTTACTGCTGATGAAAATGGAGATCTTCGCCGCAGTGCTGTGAAACAAATTGCATCTGGACGTTTTGGAGTTAAGAGTCACTATCTTGTAAACGCTGATGAACTTCAAATCAAAATGGCACAAGGTGCGAAGCCTGGTGAAGGTGGACAGTTACCTGGTAACAAAGTTTACCCATGGGTTGCCGATGTTCGTGGTTCAACACCTGGTGTGGGATTAATTTCACCACCGCCTCACCATGATATTTATTCAATTGAGGATTTAGCACAGCTTATCCATGATTTGAAAAACTCAAATCGCGATGCACGTATCAGTGTAAAACTTGTTGCTAAAGCTGGTGTTGGTACAATAGCAGCAGGTGTTGCTAAAGGTGCTGCTGATGTGATTGTTATTAGTGGTTATGATGGTGGTACTGGTGCTTCTCCAAAAACAAGTATTAAACATACAGGACTTCCATGGGAGCTTGGACTGGCGGAAGCGCACCAAACGCTAATGCTGAACGGTCTTCGTGATCGCGTTGTATTAGAAACAGATGGAAAATTAATGACTGGACGTGACGTAGCTCTAGCAGCTATCTTAGGTGCAGAAGAGTATGGCTTCGCTACTGCTCCACTTGTGGTTATGGGTTGTATTATGATGCGTGTATGTCATTTAGATACTTGTCCAGTAGGTGTTGCAACACAAAATCCGGAGCTTCGTGATAAATTCACTGGAGACCCAGATCACATTGTGAACTACATGCGTTTTGTGGCTCAAGAAGTTCGTGAAATTATGGCTGAGCTTGGCTTCAGAACAATGGATGAAATGGTTGGAAGCACAGATGTTCTTGAAGTAAGTGAACGTGCGAAAGCTCACTGGAAAGCAAAACATTTAGATCTATCTACACTATTATTCCAACCTGAGGGTACTCGTACTGCAAGAATGAAACAAAACCATAAAATTGATCAATCACTGGATATGGTTGAAATTTTACCTAAAGTTGAAAAAGCAATTGAATCTGGTACACCAATTGATGCTTCATTTACTATTAAGAATATTAATCGTGTTGCAGGTACAATTGTAGGTAGTGAGATTTCAAAACGTTACGGTGAAGAAGGATTACCAGAGGATACAATTACCCTTCGTTTCACTGGCTCTGCTGGTCAAAGCTTTGGAGCATTTGTTCCTAATGGTGTGACAATGCATTTAACGGGTGATGCCAATGACTACCTAGGAAAAGGTTTATCTGGTGGTAAAATCATTGTTAAACCTTCGGCTGATTCAAGCATTGTTGCTGCTGATAATGTGATCATCGGAAATGTACCATTCTATGGTGCAACAAGCGGTGAAGCATACATTAACGGTCATGCTGGTGAACGCTTCGGTGTTCGAAACAGTGGTGCAAATGTTGTGGTTGAAGGTGTAGGAGATCATGGCTGTGAATATATGACTGGTGGCCGTGTTGTCATCCTTGGTGAAGTTGGTAAAAACTTTGGTGCAGGTATGTCTGGTGGTATTGCATACGTGCTTACTGATAACAAAGATGAGTTCAAAGCAATCTGCAATGATGAAATGATTGAATTTGAGAGTTTAGTAGATGACCAAGAAATAAACTTCTTAAAAGAAATGGTTCAAAATCATTATGATTATACAGGAAGTCCGAAAGCAAAATTTGTTCTAGATCATTGGAGTGAAACAGTAGCAAAATTTGTTAAAGTTATTCCAAAAGATTACAAGCGTATGATGAATCGTATTGCTGAGCAAATGGCAGCTGGACTAACAAATGAAGAAGCAATTATGAGTGCGTTTGAAGCAAATGCGAAATCTGAGAAAAAAGGTTCGGCGACAAAAGCGTCACGTTCCAAAGCAGTAGTACAGTAG
- a CDS encoding glycerophosphodiester phosphodiesterase produces the protein MVRKFKESFLFSKRKHHDIKGNFKVVAHRGASGHAPENTMVAFNRAVELEADYIELDIQMTKDGKLVVIHDPTVDRTTNGTGEVKEFTYEELRKLDAGSWYHKKFSGEKVPSLEEVLLTFKGKIGLLIEVKNPDLYDDLHMKLAEELYVYKKDMFKSEEVIVQSFDFEWLEKFHTKLAQVPLGLLVKYRVQGVSNVQLKDWSSLVQFINPNKALVTKRLVKKIHSYNMRTMPYTVRDKKTIKPLLDAKVDGIITDYPDFFMSNER, from the coding sequence ATGGTTCGTAAATTTAAAGAGAGCTTTCTATTCTCCAAAAGAAAACATCATGATATAAAAGGTAACTTCAAAGTTGTTGCACATCGAGGTGCTTCAGGGCATGCTCCTGAAAACACCATGGTAGCTTTTAATAGGGCAGTAGAGCTTGAAGCAGATTATATTGAACTTGATATACAGATGACAAAAGATGGTAAATTGGTTGTTATTCATGACCCTACCGTTGATAGGACCACGAATGGAACTGGTGAAGTCAAAGAATTTACATACGAGGAATTAAGAAAACTAGATGCTGGTTCTTGGTATCATAAGAAATTTTCTGGAGAAAAAGTTCCAAGTTTAGAAGAAGTATTGCTAACATTCAAAGGGAAAATAGGTTTGTTAATTGAAGTGAAAAATCCTGATTTATATGATGATCTTCATATGAAATTAGCTGAAGAACTTTATGTTTATAAGAAGGATATGTTTAAAAGTGAAGAGGTTATTGTTCAATCTTTTGATTTTGAATGGCTAGAGAAGTTTCATACTAAGTTAGCGCAGGTTCCTCTCGGCTTACTTGTTAAATATCGAGTGCAAGGAGTGTCAAATGTACAATTAAAAGATTGGTCTTCATTAGTCCAGTTTATAAATCCAAATAAAGCTCTTGTTACGAAAAGATTAGTAAAAAAAATTCACTCGTATAATATGAGGACTATGCCATACACAGTTAGAGATAAAAAAACAATTAAACCCCTACTAGATGCAAAAGTGGATGGAATCATAACAGACTATCCTGACTTTTTTATGAGCAACGAGAGATAA